One window from the genome of Streptococcus salivarius encodes:
- a CDS encoding helix-turn-helix domain-containing protein, with translation MIGPVEMGALLKKIRLSKNLTLKELASDYLSVSFLSKFERGESDISLSRFFLLLDKLDVSIEEFYGILSQDNPTHTEKLLESASKAYYQNDILLLQKYAGEERHKFELTQDKSFLYNSIMLESFLVSVSNKEVDENKVRELTDYLFSIEQWGKRELIILGNSMSFISTQTLNVLTKEIVYRTSLFGKSDSNQRIRLSLLINAAYEFLRRDELDSAKYYLDLVNDSGIPEVLLYERHELIFVMGTYLIKSGEVTEGRNLIEGCLETLRTLGAENLLLTKESEYQELLNSTI, from the coding sequence ATGATTGGACCTGTGGAAATGGGTGCTTTGTTGAAAAAAATTCGTTTATCAAAGAATTTGACATTGAAAGAACTTGCTAGTGATTATTTATCAGTATCTTTCCTATCAAAATTTGAACGTGGAGAATCTGATATCTCATTATCTAGATTTTTTCTTTTGTTAGATAAATTGGATGTCAGTATTGAAGAGTTCTATGGTATTTTATCTCAAGATAATCCAACTCATACTGAAAAGTTATTAGAAAGTGCTAGTAAGGCTTATTATCAAAACGATATTTTATTGTTACAGAAGTACGCTGGAGAAGAGCGTCATAAATTTGAGCTCACACAAGACAAATCATTTCTCTATAACAGTATTATGCTAGAATCTTTTTTGGTAAGTGTTTCAAATAAAGAAGTTGATGAAAATAAGGTAAGGGAATTAACAGACTATCTTTTCAGCATTGAACAATGGGGAAAAAGAGAGTTAATCATATTAGGAAATAGTATGTCGTTTATTTCCACCCAGACACTTAATGTTTTGACCAAGGAGATCGTGTATAGAACTAGCCTTTTTGGAAAGAGCGACTCAAATCAAAGAATTCGACTTAGTCTTCTTATTAATGCAGCTTATGAGTTTTTACGGCGTGATGAACTAGATTCTGCGAAATACTACTTAGATTTAGTCAATGATAGTGGAATTCCTGAGGTCCTCTTATATGAAAGACATGAGTTGATATTTGTAATGGGAACCTACTTGATAAAGTCAGGTGAAGTTACTGAAGGGAGAAATCTAATTGAGGGGTGTTTAGAAACTCTTAGGACTTTAGGTGCGGAAAATTTATTGCTTACTAAGGAATCAGAGTATCAAGAGCTGCTAAATTCCACTATATGA
- a CDS encoding ATP-binding cassette domain-containing protein yields MRTYILKYKYENLVHILLLALNAAIFVSASVTLALMTNQLVSKRIQSFLALLGLEVGLYVIYLVLNYIIAVNQTKLIQKMTLSIRQSYLSKIIHHSFSEFRKSDIGEHLSVLNNDIQLIESNGFTSIYTLCSTVFTTLFSIIALLSYDVRIVLLAIFLTLCLTYLPKPFTNKMQKSMEKFSQANEELVSGISDQLYGYADIYYASRKQIFLRQVRSIVEEYIVQKIIFTKRNTSTETLMALFSVAAQMLILLLTGLLIIFGNIAVGTIASVGQISGNIFNSLSTINQLQVTIKSVDPILKKFHDFPEDPKTCIATIQDVRFENVSYHFGEKGIIEGFTQTFKKGGKYAITGCSGSGKSTLLNMLLGNLKDYEGKILFEKLELKEIDENSIVSNCAYVGSQTHIYNDTLRNNLTLWNEAVTDTHIKEVLERVNLLSFLSRIDEQVSDGSFSEGQKQRIGLIRAFLKGSSVVIFDEATANLDHKNATRIEHLLLSDPNITYITVTHHLIKENEPYFDEIIRLGEGTE; encoded by the coding sequence ATGAGAACCTATATTCTTAAATACAAATATGAAAATTTAGTTCATATCTTACTGTTAGCCTTGAATGCTGCTATTTTCGTGAGTGCTTCGGTAACCTTGGCTTTAATGACTAATCAGCTAGTATCGAAGCGAATCCAATCCTTTTTAGCTTTATTAGGTTTAGAGGTAGGGCTTTACGTTATTTATTTAGTTTTGAATTATATTATTGCTGTAAATCAAACAAAACTAATCCAGAAAATGACTTTGTCTATTCGTCAGTCTTATCTTAGTAAAATTATTCACCATTCTTTTAGTGAATTCAGAAAGAGTGATATTGGAGAGCATCTCTCAGTATTAAATAATGATATCCAATTGATTGAATCAAATGGCTTTACAAGTATTTATACCCTTTGTTCAACAGTATTCACTACTTTGTTTTCAATTATTGCCTTATTAAGTTATGATGTAAGGATTGTTCTGTTAGCCATTTTTTTAACTTTGTGTCTGACCTATCTTCCCAAACCATTTACCAATAAAATGCAGAAATCAATGGAGAAATTTTCCCAAGCGAATGAGGAGCTTGTTTCTGGAATAAGCGATCAGTTATATGGATATGCAGATATTTATTACGCCAGTCGTAAACAGATATTTCTTAGACAAGTGAGGTCCATTGTTGAGGAATATATTGTACAAAAAATTATTTTTACAAAAAGAAATACTAGCACTGAGACGCTGATGGCTTTATTTTCAGTTGCCGCTCAGATGTTGATACTTCTTCTAACTGGCTTGTTAATTATTTTTGGGAATATTGCCGTAGGTACCATTGCTTCTGTGGGTCAGATATCAGGTAATATTTTTAACTCTCTATCCACCATTAATCAGCTGCAAGTGACAATTAAGTCTGTCGATCCTATCTTAAAAAAATTTCACGATTTTCCAGAGGATCCAAAGACTTGCATAGCGACTATTCAGGATGTTCGTTTTGAGAATGTAAGTTATCATTTTGGAGAGAAGGGTATTATTGAGGGATTCACCCAAACCTTTAAAAAAGGAGGAAAGTACGCTATTACTGGATGCTCAGGTAGTGGGAAGTCCACCCTGCTTAATATGCTCCTAGGAAATCTTAAAGATTATGAGGGAAAAATCTTGTTTGAGAAATTGGAGTTAAAAGAGATTGATGAGAACTCAATCGTATCTAACTGTGCCTATGTTGGGAGTCAAACTCATATCTATAATGATACCTTGAGGAACAACCTAACTCTTTGGAATGAAGCCGTTACTGATACGCACATCAAGGAAGTTCTTGAAAGGGTTAATCTTTTATCTTTCTTAAGCCGTATAGATGAGCAAGTAAGTGACGGTAGCTTTTCGGAGGGTCAAAAACAAAGAATAGGCCTGATAAGAGCGTTTTTAAAAGGAAGTTCTGTTGTGATTTTTGATGAAGCCACTGCAAATCTTGACCATAAAAATGCTACTCGTATTGAGCACCTATTATTAAGTGATCCTAATATCACTTATATCACGGTTACCCACCATCTAATAAAGGAAAATGAACCATATTTTGATGAGATTATTCGTTTGGGAGAGGGCACTGAGTAA
- a CDS encoding YebC/PmpR family DNA-binding transcriptional regulator: MGRKWANIVAKKTAKDGANSKVYAKFGVEIYVAAKQGEPDPESNSALKFVLERAKQAQVPKHVIDKAIDKAKGNTDETFVEGRYEGFGPNGSMIIVDTLTSNVNRTAANVRTAFGKNGGNMGASGSVSYMFDKKGVIVFAGEDADAIFEQLLEADVEVEDVEAEDGTITVYTEPTDLHKALEALRANGQEEFQVTELEMIPQTEVTLEGEDLEVFEGLIDALEADDDVQKVYHNVADM, encoded by the coding sequence ATGGGACGTAAATGGGCTAATATCGTTGCTAAGAAAACTGCTAAAGATGGTGCAAACTCTAAGGTGTACGCTAAGTTTGGTGTTGAAATCTATGTAGCTGCTAAACAAGGTGAACCAGATCCAGAATCAAACTCAGCTTTGAAATTTGTTTTGGAGCGTGCTAAACAAGCGCAAGTGCCAAAACACGTTATTGATAAGGCCATTGATAAGGCTAAAGGTAACACAGATGAAACTTTCGTTGAAGGACGTTATGAAGGGTTTGGGCCAAATGGTTCTATGATCATCGTAGATACTTTGACTTCAAACGTTAACCGTACAGCTGCTAACGTACGTACTGCCTTTGGTAAAAATGGCGGTAACATGGGTGCATCAGGTTCTGTTTCATACATGTTTGATAAAAAAGGTGTTATCGTTTTTGCAGGTGAAGATGCAGACGCAATCTTTGAACAATTGCTTGAAGCTGATGTAGAAGTTGAAGATGTAGAAGCAGAAGATGGTACTATCACTGTTTATACTGAGCCAACAGATCTTCATAAAGCGTTGGAAGCTCTCCGTGCTAACGGACAAGAAGAGTTCCAAGTGACTGAACTTGAAATGATTCCACAAACTGAGGTTACTCTTGAAGGTGAAGACCTTGAAGTTTTCGAAGGACTTATTGATGCGCTTGAAGCAGACGATGATGTTCAAAAGGTTTACCACAACGTAGCAGATATGTAA
- a CDS encoding preprotein translocase subunit YajC — MNMMLVLAIYVVAIVAYVAFSRRRQAKAQEDRFAGLAKGAEVETIGGLIAIVDEIDKENNRIVLDAEGVFLTFDLSRSIMKVITPAPTTETAETTKKTIIEEDSAIESSDEK; from the coding sequence ATGAATATGATGCTAGTTTTGGCCATTTATGTGGTCGCTATTGTTGCTTATGTGGCTTTCAGCCGTCGTCGCCAAGCAAAGGCACAGGAAGACCGTTTTGCAGGCCTTGCTAAGGGTGCTGAAGTTGAAACAATCGGTGGTTTGATTGCTATTGTTGATGAGATTGACAAAGAGAATAACCGTATCGTTTTGGATGCAGAAGGTGTCTTCTTGACTTTTGATTTGAGTCGTTCAATCATGAAAGTGATCACACCAGCACCAACTACAGAAACAGCAGAAACAACTAAAAAGACAATTATCGAAGAAGATTCAGCAATTGAGTCTTCTGATGAAAAGTAA